The genomic window TCCATTTTGATGTGTATGTAATACAGCCGTGTCGTTGTATAACTGATGTGATGAGTGTGAGTGTGTGGTTCGGGATTTGGTTAAGGGAGAGGAATCATGTACTATCGTGAGCCGGTTTCATATATTTAATGTGAACTTTGTTAATTGTTTTCCCGTTGCGTCCTTTAACTAAAAAATTACTGTGGATAGTGCTTTGTGAATAGTATATGGACCGGAGAATTTGGGAGCTAATTTGGCGTTCAGTTGTTTGGCAGCGTTGGAAATGTTGTAATCTTTCTTCATGACTTTGCCTCCGATTTTCGGAGTCCACTCTCTGCGGCGTAGATTTAGGCCAGAGTAATAaagcaaaaatataccctgttcgtgacactcgaacAGCCagagtactgaagcgtttttttgacaggtaatacttatgagaacaaattgtaactatttcctgcgtaggatctggcggccatttgtatttataaacaatttaatgtcaaaaccggcattttttccgttttttctcaaattaatggaaaacagtgtaCCTTTTGGTTACaatagtacaaacatcttcgaaagaatggaaaaagctttaaaatgacgtattacaaagatTGATAAacttatgtattgttaatataattaagaaaaaaggtctaaattgcaaaaaatagtatATTAGGTATGGAGAACAAAAATCTTGCGACACGTATAtgtataagggcacaaaagaaaatagaatttTTCGAAGAAGGTAcaaatttgaactatacgaaatataccagcattcggatatcataacattcattaaaataggacggctgcgatggatgggacatgtagaaagaatggaagaaggcgaaataccaaacaaaatattcaaacagatgccagtaggaaaaagaacaagagcaagaccgaagctgagatatttagaacaaatagaaaatgatatataaaccttaaaaataaaaaaatggagaaaaaaagcacgaaacagatcagagtggagaagaatcctggaacaggccaagacccagaaagggctgtcgagccaatgatgatgatgttgatgatGAAGTTTGGGGAAAATGGCTGTAGTTTTTTCAGACActacaaaaatcaaactagtggatgtttttcgatttttttatttaaaaccagCCTTTAATCACTTCAGTATTAAAGGAACACAAAGTAATTGACAAATTTAAATcctataaaatttaaaaaaaaacatggttaATAGTATACTCCAccctttttttagttttcttctttTCGTCTCTTCTCTTTTTGTGGCTACATTTAGAACACGACATGTTATCAAGTTTGGTACTATTTTAATGTAACCAAAATGAACAAATGATAAGTTGTAACCAGTCGTCAGTAAATTGGATAGCTTAGTAATTTTCCTCACACTAAGTTCAGTTGTTTTGTTCGTTTTCTTATTCATCAGTAGTGGTTCTTCTTCATCCTtaatatagaatagaatagaaatatgctttattgtcactgaaaattatacaaattttatggacaaaaaaaaataaaaaataacaataacaataacaaatacaattttctgaaatttgataaatcgtcaattaaatataaaaaaatacaagttaataaagtaaagaaaataaaacaaaaccgatatattgcaaaaattaatagaACTTGCAAActgaacatacaacaaagtaaaatACAGACATagtaactaataagtttaagctgctgcatgtgacacccaaatatatatAAGTTTGGCTACTTGCACAtttctgtaatttcttagttagtcttAAGAAACTcttttactgaataatatggtcttttttagatagatgagcttttgtcattttacggaacttggggaaagatgttgcagatttgagttgtaaagggagatggttgtatagtttttttgcggaatataatatagatttctttacaaactcagaggacgggattggtaaatagacatcaaaagttgaatttctggtggagtggtcatgatgaggccttgccggaaagacatgcatgtgtttacgaattaagcaaacagtttctgtTTTCAGTGCAACACTGCTTTCTGAAATATGTCGAACACCCTTTCGTTTTCTATCCATCATAATCTTTACAGACTTATTCTTCCTTTTGgcgtctatttttttttaaatttttatctcctCTTCTTTGGTGTTTTTTATATTAGTTGGCTTTTCTTAAGTTTATATGATGTGCCATTCAGAATTTCCACGTACTTTGCCCGTTTTCAGCTTCAACAGCTTTATGTGATATTGGTGAAGTTTCTTTTAGAATTTGAGAGTGTGAAATTCTTGTTTAAAGTTTTTCCACAATATCGTTCTAAGAAGCAGTAAATGTTGTTTCATTCGTTGTGGAGCTTGTCGTAAGTCTCTGGCAGCTAgcagtatttttttttttgaagaacCAGATAGTCTATGAAGCAGATGGCATTTTATATTCTTGACATTTAACGTGTTGTTAATTACGTGAAGcctattataatatttttttataataggtaTACTAGACGtttattgttttaaatttttagctATATTAGCACCAGTATCCAGCGGTTTTCACTATGGTTGGCCGTCACCAACATTACCCAGACTCTTAGCCGAGGACTCACTTATTCCCATAAACGAAGATCAAGGGTTTTGGCTTGCCACCATGCCATTATTTGGTGGTTTTGTTGGTTCATTTACAAATCCGTTGCTAGTGGACAAAATAGGAAGacacaaaatgatattattaacATCAGGACCTTATCTAATGGCGTGGATTATGATATACTTTGCAAGAAATGTCCCTATGATGTATATTGCCAGGTAAGATTTTTGTTTAGAAATTGTACTTTATTGGAGATGTATGTTGCTTGATGACGAGTTtttaatatcaaatattttatattatcaaTCAGTAATTTCTTTGAGAGCTTTATTTATATTTCCAATCTCGAATAATATTTCCCAGTGTGATATTAATCATATCCTGTTTGgatgtattaaaaataaatcacttTCAGTTATATTTTATGAAAACCTGGTAAAAAGTAATGTGCAACTTCTAGTAAACTTAACCCACCTATTGCCACTCAATCATAAAACAATAAACGACGAACTCATACGTAATCACTTATATGCATCGGGGCATATAATATAAATTTGTTACAATTAGGTTTCAATCCTTAAATATAACATATTCATTTAAAAATCTGTGGCAAATGGTTTAGTCCATGTCAAACACACTATcatctaaaaatctaaaatatcaACTCGAAGCTTAAGGCTTCCATAGCGTTAAGTCTACTTTCCCATCTTTTGTCAGATGGCGATTTTATTCTAAAACTGTGTATTTTGCTTTTcagaatgttgttctgaagctatttccttgtagcATTTTTATAATGAAGTATTTTTAACGGAAAATAAGCCAcacttttaccaaaaaaaatgaatttattaacgtttcgacgcccaagtcgggtgtcgttgtcaaaatacaaaataatactaaataaacaaaaatgttgttgcttagtaaaaaattcttttaataatttatttaatctgactgatgtattatacattttaaagtagaagactttaaaatgatattgccaatattgatgagttgcgttcctgggacgactttactaaaagatagttcattcgattacatgaaatcaaccccaactaaagaatatccgccacaaaaaatcatagcatgtgatctgtctttaaaaagacaaccaaatgcaacgatggcagtaaaattctcgcgctagagattccatagtaaatcacgagggaaaaccaggaaaaaacctcgtgatactatcccgacatcgtaagtatttgggcttacatttagtttactctcaaaacaaataccaaattctgattttaatGTATACATATATGccattttaaattataaataatattaataatacatagatattatataaataaaacataaaatatgtTAATCTGTGTTAATGACTCGATATAttaatgacttactaatcgtggtattttctttctattgacttcctcttttagtatgggtaagcACATCCCACTGCATACTACCGAGGAATTTGctacacaattggtttcatttagcataattagagcggcttctttgatttttctatttttactatctgtttctttcaggactatacttgaatctctccactgaactctatgttcattatcccatatACTATCTAACCATATATCCCACTTACTCTAATTATgctcatcatcattatcatcatcatcattatcatcatcagtGAAATAAAAACCTTCTTTAGAACATTCCTCCATTCGCCCCTCTATCCgacaactcttctccatgctccaATTCCAATAGATGTTAAATCATTCTctaagttgtcttggtacctaagtctcggtcttcctcttgttcgttGTTCTATCGGCCCTCTACGCCACTCTACGGTCAAAAAATTGTCTGACTATGGGATCTTCCTCTCGTCTGCTTACATTCTCTATCCATCTAAAATCTAAGGCTTGCCACCTTAttgaattttacaacgtcagaTTGTCCAAAACTTCCATACAATTCAAacttgtaacgcctgcgccacaaaccttgttcttttctCCCTCCATATATTCTTCTTAGAATGTTTCGCTCGAAAcatttgagcagttcttggtcattatGCGTTTccaagtgaccaagtttctgaacctGAACCATATGTTAGCATTGGTCTTATTAGTGTCTTGTAGACGGTCAATTTAATTATTCTAGGTActtttgaggccatctgtcttcttaagccatagtaacacttattggcgagcGCCATTCTTCTTTTAATTATTCTTTCGGGCTACagcaaaaaattgtttctttttcttgttgattcttcttttaatttcttcactgacattgttctCTTTAGTCAGCAGCGAGCCTatgtatatgaaggtgtcgacaccttccagttctaggtcgtcaattattattcttgtaggtgtcgggttgctaCGTATATGTACtggtaaatattttatatataagtATCCATCACATCAATGCGAATCTTCTACAGTCCTCCTCTTTTGACAGAGTAGTTTTTCGCCATTTctcaacaaattttaaaataatagtatattactttatgaggcggagaagcatgacttttcttgacgcgcccgatattacgcgccgaacgaagtgaggcgcgtaagaaaagggcaagtcaagaaaagtcgcttctttgccgaataaagtatactattttttcttcaaacgtagcaattttcaaccagaaatagtacaattcatacgctatttttactcgaaattaactgtgacaactatcaaagtcgtctagatgttagaaattaaaataattaagtcatgattcgccaacatcgggaatgattgctgaaagttgtgctcgaccatcagtatcatcaacaattaccaatgcgtatcaacagtcgggaacatttttgcacggtttcaattttgaaaatgcctcattaactaattgtacttttaatattactataaataaaaatgatgtttaattgttgttaatgacatttgtattgttgctttgtgacatgtttcatattgttgccatgacaacatttttccctccgccgtaaagaaatgggaaaaaaaactgctaccggcggagacatcaaactttgacaggatcaagttagataagtaatgtcatcattatttgacgtttgaagaaaaaacacTTTAGGAATAATTatatgataaaactaaacttataggtctgaatcccgcgtatgaaaaaaaagttgattaatagcaagctgaaaatttgtaaatagcttaagggtgtctagtcggacaaattttgatatatgggaacactggaacaggggaagttttaattgtggaacagtttaaaaatttggaacgctcagaccacgaaaacggcacatgtattttgtccgacagaacagacttaaactctccgaacagagattaaactctcatgcaaaaatcagactgctatttatcaccaaatgggcgttttaatgggtggaacatgtagaatatgttaaatgacaggaattatgacagatgataaatagcagtctgatttttgcatgagagtttaatctctgttcggagagtttaagtctattctgtcggacaaaataaatgtgccgttttcgtggtctgaccgttccaaatttttaacctgttccacaattaaaactactcctgttctagtgttcccatatatcaaagtttaaatgactagacactcttaagctattaacaaattttcagcttgctattaatcaacttttttttcatacgcgggatccagacctattacgtGCATAGAAATTGGCTCACCTAAGAATCTGGTCATTTTTGATgactcgtatttcctaaacctgttggccgatttaagtgatttcttgaacatgttatagcctgattctttaacaataccactgtaataatattgttgctaaacaggtaaattttcattgtataccgggtgtaccaataaaactgtgttttttttctcaaagttcgcatcaccctgtggaatattctagcatttataaaatactgaaattaaaacataACTATggcttcaggttttcttaatattttgatttttaattcattcgtctatgttgaataataaaaaagttaggtactttaacaactagacatgttcttcatcaatacacggtgtttctaaataagtgcgacaaactttaaggggtaattatcCATAAAAACATAATGCCAGTTGGCTTAATAAACCtttgtccgcaaatgtttcgtttccgagaaacgggatgttgaattttttcttacaaactgatgatttatttattgctttaaaaccagacgggatatgcaaattaaatttggtagttTTTAAGAGATAgctattgcggattttttgacataaaactaagaatttaatattcaccattgatgcgcatacgggtaatatgaccgatcctattacccgtatgtacgccaatggtgaatattaaattcttaattttatgtcagaaaatccgcaataactatatcttaaaacctaccaaatttcatttgcatatctcaactggttttaaaccaataaataaatcgtcagtttgtaaggaaaaatttaacatcctgtatctcggaaacgaaatatacgtttataaagccaactgtcattatttttttcatgcagaattaccccctatactttgtcgcacttatttagaaacaccgtgtattgatgaagaacatgtctagttgttaaagtacctttTTATTATCCTACATagacgaatgaataaaaaaacaaattgttAAGAAaccctgaggctatagttgggttttaattccagtattttataaatgctagaatattccacagggtgatgcaaactttgagaaaaaaacacagtttaattggtacacctggtatacaatgaaaatttacctgtttagcaacaatattattacagtggtattgttaaagaatcaggctataacaggttcaaaaaatcagttaaatcggccaacaggtttagaaaataatATCGCAAGATATTATTGAGATAAGTCTCAagatttaagaggaaacagtagcgatcaacaggtagcgaaaacgcgttccaagattgcggctgtaattttgaatattttttcgagatatttggcacacgtattcgtaatataataaagaatgacggtacagagcccaatttcaaaaatatattaatatgtggaaattactctgcaattaaatacaatattaaaaaaaagagcctctaccgtcattaagaagaacaaaaaaatacactttcctcaaataaatttttttattcgatgcctagattttgtgtcattttggaacaactaaaattttttatttcattagtagttccaaaatgacacaaaatctaggcatcggataaaaaagtttatttgaagaaagtgtatttttttgttcttcttaattttggtacaggcttgtttttttaatattgtatttaattacagagtaatttccacatattaatatatttttcaaattgggctctgtaccgccattctttattatattacgaatacttgtgccaaatatctcgaaaaaatattcaaaattacagccgcaatcttggaacgcgttttggctacctgttgatcgctactgtatcaccttaaggtgAAGGTCCATCATGACGTATCTTATCACAAATTTACAAATTTAGTTGTATAATCAAAGATTTTTTAAATACTCATCTTTTTGGAAGTACAATACAAAATCTAATATAAAATCTTTATTTCATGAAAATCAGTATTTTGACAAGATTTTTGATTTTAACAAAATCAATGGGATAATCCCAGTAGCTAgttgtataccataattaaaaaatcatacagaagtaaaactTCGTTtctacaatggtataaaaaaagtttattaaaaaccattaatagtcatccaaaaggattcgcaaaacgttttcgatctagatcagatcatcttcagtgcgttctgcttttgcttagtacatgaaactagcaaccttatgaaattggtaacgtcgagaaatatggtttacatgatacttatatgatatttttgcgactccaagtcgatgttaaaagattgaaTGTGTAAGGAGTGCTCAAacggcaacatggttccctgctcgataagaacttgtggttcttgccagttcaatggacacagaccaacagaccacaggtcttaaagtcaacagcttAGTCCTTATGTTTTTCAGAAAGGGAATAAGCTTGTCCCCTgtctggggtagatctagacacgcccaaTAAGTCATCACGGcattaaatgaaacatgtagaacTACTGGCTGCATGAAATCTACCCCTGACCTTTACTATACGGGTAGCAGGagacgaccgtagatgcgcctcacaatatgtggccaatctttcgatgaaaggcactagttatacgggtttgacgaaccTCTAAAAATCAGCCggcttaaatcaaggaaaaggtttgTGAGAATCGTCAGGGACGAACCACCCAAACTATTCCCCCTTCACCCAGAACCACCTAATGGAATGAATCTGGACTGGGCAATCTCAGAAGAGAACCTCATGAAATGGGATATtaagacagataacgacgcactttgtgaatgtggggaaatatAGAATGTGGAGCACCTGAGAGTATACAGCCTTTGTCCACTATTGTGCACCTAAAGGATTTATGGCTCGTAAATACAAAGGGTATAGAAGTAACTCGATGTTGAGCAGAAAATCTGTAGTGGGATCTAAACCAGAAAAAGTAGAAGTTTTATCCTGCTATGAGGTTTCAATGGTTCAAAATCACCtaatattttaaggaaaaaagCACTGAATGGACATAAATGGAGAAGGCATGGTGTTGAcacctaaaaataaatataatacatCTTACAAAAATAGATATAATTCTGCTGTTTGTAGTCTCCAAAAGGATATATTCTTCTAGCTCAAGGAAATggacaaaaaattatttttttatagtcACTTTAACCACTATCCAACCactatttaataaaatatttattataacatgTATTTTCTTTATGTAGATTCATCGCTGGAATATCAGATGGTTGGAGCTTCTCTTCTGTTCCAATGTACACTGGAGAGGTATCAGATGCAAATAAAAGAGGCATGTTTGCCTCGTGGACCAGTATTTCATTCATTTTTGGAATTTTAGGAGTAAACTTCGTTGGATCCTATCTGAGTATACAACACACCGCAATTGTAGGCGGCGCTATACCTGTACTATTGATTTTAACGTTCATGTGGATGCCCGAGTCTCCTTATTATTACATAGTCAAGAATAATTTAGAAGGTAGGTAAAGTATTTTTTGGCCTTAGTCTCGTGATCTATTTAGCCAGTTCATTTAAATTTATATCTTACGGCCAATGAGCTTTTGCTCTCCAATCTATAATGCCTATTTATGAGAAGTCTTGCGTTACAGCTTCCAACCATTTTTCTCCATTTCTCCATTCTTCATCTAGCCATCCAGCTATTTATGCTCGTATTTTTGCCGTAACTATTGGTTTTCCATCATTATCGTTAGCACTCCTCAACAGATGTTGGATATTGGCTCCATATTTTTTCATTGTTCTCTATCTTGTGTCTTCTGTATCCAATTTCCCAATATTTTTCTCAAGTCATCCATCTATCTTTTAGGTGGTTTACCTTGGTGTCTTTTATCTTCTCTAGGTCTCCATTCTATGAGTTCTTGGTCCACTTATTATCATTTAAACGTGCTACATCTCCAGGCCATCTAGATTTGGCTTGTGCAATTTTTTCTATGACATCTGTCACTTTGATCCTCTCTCTCACTATCCTATTTGGTACCATATCTCTTCTTGTTATTTTTAACATGGCTCTTTCCATATTTCTTTGGGTTATTCTCAATTTATTTGCAGAATTTTTAGCCAAAGTTCTGGTTTGGGAACCGTACGATATTACCGACAGTGTGCATTGGTTGCATATATCCtcattctttctttatttgttggTCTTCTCCAAATATTATCTGCCATCTGTATTTTTCCGATAATTTTTCTGACTACCTTTCATTTCCAGATCTCTACTTGCTATTCTTCCTGCTGGTTCATAATCCACATTTTGCTTGCATACATCAAAGTATAACAGAGCTATTCCATTGCTTCGGTATTTATTTCTTTTACCAAATTGCTAATATCAAGCGGAATATTCTTCCCTTAAATCTGTCCCCGCCTTCCTTAAAAATCTCAGCTGGGGTACCACTCTCCCCTAcccttttgttattttttagatcTTTTATTATTTCTTTGATTTCATTCAAAGTTGGTTCCTTGCACGTCCCTTTTTCATCTTCTTGCCAATTCTCATTTACCTCTAGGACATCTAGGTCTGCATTTAAATTTAAAGGATCTACGAAGTATTCCTCccatcagtttaatttttctgttgtttttcCTAGAAGTAAACCTTCTTTATTTCTGTAATACTTTAGAGTAATAGAAAGTAAAATATTAAAAGATATAAACTTTTTCGAACGACCTTAGTACAtactaaaaaatttttaggtGCCAGGAGAAGCCTCAAAATTTTAAGAGGATTAAGTGACGTTGACGTTGAAACAGAACTGAACAGAATAGATAAAGCAGTCAAGGCCGACCTTACAAAAGCGCGCATAAATCCGCTACATCTATTCACACTAAAGAGAAATCGAAAAGCTGTGCTCATAATGATGTTATGCCGAGGAACACAACAGTTTTCTGGTAACTCAGCGATATCTTTCTATGCTCAGAACATATTTAACACTTCCGGAGATTTTATGTCTGCTAAACTTGCTTCCAATCTGTTCTTCCTAACGCAGTTAGTAGTTACAATACTAGCATCTACCGTCGTTGATAAAATCGGAAGAAGGCCCTTGATATTGATATCTGTAGCTGGAGTAGGAATAACTTTAATGGTAGAGGGAATATACTTCTACTTACAAACGGTAATAGATGTTAGCAGTTTCGCGATGGTTCCAGTCATTGCTCTCTTGGTGTACATTATCTTCTTCAGTATCGGTCTCCAAGGTATTCCTATCATCATTTTAAGCGAAGTGTTTAACGCTGATATTAAATCAATTGCTCTGGGCTTTGCTGAGATTTACTTTGCTATTATTGCCACTGCCACGTCAAAGTTCTTTCAAGTTACCAGAGATCACTACGGTATGCATGTACCGTTTATTTCCTTCTCTACCATTTGTGCCATTGCTGTTGTTTTAATATTCATTATGGTTCCTGAAACGAAAGGAAAGACCTTGGAGGAGATCCAAGATTATTTTAAGGGAGTCAAACATACCAAATCGACAAGGGAATGTAGTAATAGTTAAAATTGTGTTATGGCGAACAAATTATTGTGTTCAAGTCAACTTCTTGTTCTTTATAGAAGTTACAAGATAGgttacatttttttgtatttgccTTTGTATTCTAACCTATTTTGGCACTGCTGATTGCAAAGAACActtttctatctatctatctataagcgaggttcctacaacCTCTGCCGCTCCTCGCATTTCAACCACCATTGTTTTCTGTTCATCCATTCGTCTTTTTTTAaggctctatctctcattatgtgccatacattttcttcccaggcaactgaaggtttttcccttcttcttctttgttgcggtatgtaatttaaagctatttttgcccatctatcttcattcattcagTTTACGTGACCACAACACACTTGTTGtgtcgtttcaattctatctatactggaatatacagtatttgtcctccttataatatcttcattcctgatgtgattttttggatataccacacgctctcttTAGATAATCCATTACTACTTACCATAAATCATAATAGGCCCTACCAAGGTTCGATAGATTGTCTACTTTGTTGTTTGTCTAATGTCTTtagaccaggggtgggcaaatacttttaaacgcgggccaaaatgaaattttcaaaatgtctcccgggccggagacctatatccagtatgtacgctgcgcacacgctaatgtttttggtggaggtttttctcCGTCCAAGAAAGTTTTTTGACATAAATActgtatcattttaaagcatttggacaaatacatttgactgttaataaataatagtaataatcaATTGTCGTACTTGTGTGTACATGAGAACAATTTGTTCtcagtaaaattacgaaatttttaatatggtccattatattaCGCCTTAACagggatccagataaaaaattaaattcagaaattcaacag from Diabrotica virgifera virgifera chromosome 5, PGI_DIABVI_V3a includes these protein-coding regions:
- the LOC114324837 gene encoding facilitated trehalose transporter Tret1, whose protein sequence is MDFESIGTADMSLLEQKSKMVVATASGSALYQYLACFSAILAPVSSGFHYGWPSPTLPRLLAEDSLIPINEDQGFWLATMPLFGGFVGSFTNPLLVDKIGRHKMILLTSGPYLMAWIMIYFARNVPMMYIARFIAGISDGWSFSSVPMYTGEVSDANKRGMFASWTSISFIFGILGVNFVGSYLSIQHTAIVGGAIPVLLILTFMWMPESPYYYIVKNNLEGARRSLKILRGLSDVDVETELNRIDKAVKADLTKARINPLHLFTLKRNRKAVLIMMLCRGTQQFSGNSAISFYAQNIFNTSGDFMSAKLASNLFFLTQLVVTILASTVVDKIGRRPLILISVAGVGITLMVEGIYFYLQTVIDVSSFAMVPVIALLVYIIFFSIGLQGIPIIILSEVFNADIKSIALGFAEIYFAIIATATSKFFQVTRDHYGMHVPFISFSTICAIAVVLIFIMVPETKGKTLEEIQDYFKGVKHTKSTRECSNS